In Aciduliprofundum sp. MAR08-339, a single window of DNA contains:
- a CDS encoding translation initiation factor IF-2 subunit gamma, translated as MPRQPEVNIGMVGHVDHGKTTLTKAITGKWTDTHSEEMRRGITIKLGYADAAFYKCRGVEPPRCYVSSPSKCPDGADLLRVVSFVDAPGHETLMATMLSGAAIMNGALLVIAANQKCPQPQTKEHLMALDIVGVKNIIIVQNKIDLVDDSRARENYREIKEFVKGTVAEDAPIIPVSAHHDANIDVLIEAIEKHIPTPKFDPSKPPRLYIARSFDVNKPGTRPKDLVGGVIGGSLIQGKFRVGDEIEILPGFYVMKGNKVGWEPIRTEIVSLMAGGGAWDEIKPGGLVGIGTKLDPSITKNDGLIGRMAGKPGTLPPVLETITMDVHLLERVVGSREERKVERIKTNELLMLNIGTLATVGLVTSARGDEIEIRLKYPAVAEKGQRIAIGRRIMNRWRLIGYGIIK; from the coding sequence ATGCCAAGGCAGCCAGAGGTCAATATCGGAATGGTTGGGCATGTGGATCATGGCAAGACTACACTGACTAAGGCCATCACCGGTAAGTGGACGGATACGCACAGCGAGGAGATGCGGAGGGGTATCACAATAAAACTTGGCTATGCAGATGCTGCCTTTTACAAATGCAGAGGTGTGGAACCACCTCGATGCTACGTATCCTCCCCCAGCAAGTGCCCAGATGGAGCAGATTTGCTTCGCGTGGTTTCCTTCGTTGATGCGCCCGGCCATGAAACGCTTATGGCAACCATGCTAAGCGGAGCTGCCATAATGAATGGTGCCCTGTTGGTTATAGCCGCCAATCAGAAATGTCCACAACCACAGACCAAGGAGCATCTAATGGCCTTGGACATAGTGGGTGTGAAGAATATAATAATCGTGCAGAACAAGATTGATCTTGTTGATGACTCCCGTGCAAGGGAGAATTATAGGGAAATAAAGGAATTCGTTAAGGGTACGGTTGCTGAGGATGCACCCATAATACCGGTAAGTGCACACCATGATGCAAATATTGATGTGCTCATAGAGGCCATAGAGAAGCATATCCCCACACCAAAATTTGACCCATCCAAGCCACCGAGGCTCTACATCGCCAGGAGTTTTGATGTCAACAAGCCTGGAACAAGGCCCAAAGACCTGGTGGGAGGGGTAATAGGTGGCTCTCTCATCCAAGGTAAGTTCAGGGTTGGTGATGAGATAGAGATCCTTCCTGGCTTCTACGTTATGAAGGGAAACAAGGTTGGCTGGGAACCGATTCGTACAGAGATCGTATCCCTCATGGCTGGTGGTGGCGCATGGGATGAGATCAAGCCGGGGGGACTTGTTGGCATAGGTACAAAACTTGATCCCTCCATAACCAAGAATGATGGACTCATAGGACGAATGGCCGGGAAACCGGGAACATTGCCTCCGGTACTTGAAACAATAACAATGGATGTGCACCTCTTGGAGCGTGTTGTGGGTTCCAGGGAGGAGAGAAAGGTTGAGAGGATAAAGACCAACGAACTTCTCATGCTCAACATTGGAACCCTTGCAACCGTTGGGCTTGTGACAAGTGCCCGTGGAGATGAAATTGAAATAAGACTAAAGTACCCGGCGGTGGCAGAAAAGGGGCAGAGAATAGCCATTGGAAGAAGAATAATGAACAGATGGCGTCTTATAGGTTACGGAATAATAAAGTGA
- a CDS encoding ATPase domain-containing protein has product MRVKFGVAGLDKMLEGGLLPGNTYLLIGDTGTGKTVLASRFLLEGLNNGENCLLVSVDRHPSVVLQRIMLGFGWNLSRLRVMDAVPMESLYSKAPTIKDITAKGEIRSAYEEKEKMEKGGLSVEGLIIKIGGELKKGKIDRIVLDSLTVFKNFSVDEARMLLSIHRLFSFLQGTGATTLITASDKMDLRAEILLSSGVIQLEKRSTSAGEERYVKVLKMRGSGYDARAKRMYITEDGVFVLR; this is encoded by the coding sequence ATGAGGGTTAAGTTTGGAGTTGCAGGTCTTGATAAAATGCTGGAGGGGGGCCTTCTACCGGGAAACACATATCTCCTCATAGGGGATACGGGCACGGGGAAAACCGTTCTTGCATCGCGCTTTCTCCTTGAGGGTCTAAACAATGGAGAAAACTGTCTTTTGGTCTCGGTTGACAGGCATCCATCCGTGGTTCTGCAGCGTATAATGCTTGGATTTGGATGGAATCTCAGCAGATTGCGTGTTATGGATGCAGTACCCATGGAATCACTTTACTCAAAGGCTCCTACAATAAAGGATATCACCGCCAAGGGTGAAATAAGGTCTGCCTATGAAGAGAAGGAAAAAATGGAAAAAGGAGGGCTCAGTGTTGAGGGGCTCATAATAAAAATAGGTGGTGAGTTGAAGAAGGGCAAGATAGATAGGATAGTTCTTGATTCTCTCACGGTATTCAAGAATTTCTCCGTGGATGAGGCTAGGATGCTGCTCAGTATCCACAGGCTGTTCTCCTTTTTACAGGGTACGGGGGCAACAACACTTATAACAGCATCTGATAAGATGGACCTTAGGGCCGAAATTCTCCTGAGTTCCGGGGTGATTCAACTTGAAAAGAGATCAACATCAGCAGGTGAGGAAAGATATGTTAAGGTTCTGAAAATGCGTGGCTCAGGTTACGATGCCAGGGCCAAGAGAATGTATATTACAGAGGATGGCGTGTTTGTTTTAAGATGA
- a CDS encoding nucleic acid-binding protein, with translation MEELTKIKDLNPNAKRVNVLAKVLHKGEPKEINTKYGETKHVTEAIVGDETGTIIMSLWNEQADLVDEGETIYVDNGYISLVRGHMRLNVGKYGSIKKSEEEIGEVNESLDMSAEEHERQFNNRRYNNRRNYNRW, from the coding sequence ATGGAAGAATTAACCAAAATAAAGGACTTGAACCCAAATGCCAAGAGAGTGAATGTTTTGGCAAAGGTTCTGCATAAGGGAGAGCCAAAGGAGATAAATACCAAGTATGGAGAAACCAAGCATGTGACCGAAGCTATTGTGGGAGATGAGACAGGCACCATAATCATGTCCCTCTGGAACGAGCAGGCAGACCTTGTGGATGAGGGAGAGACCATATACGTGGACAACGGATACATATCCCTCGTGCGTGGTCACATGCGCCTGAATGTTGGAAAGTATGGGAGCATAAAAAAGAGCGAAGAGGAGATTGGAGAGGTAAATGAGAGCTTGGATATGAGTGCCGAAGAGCATGAGAGACAGTTCAATAACAGAAGGTACAATAACCGGAGAAACTACAACAGATGGTAA
- a CDS encoding TIGR00725 family protein, translating to MLPVIGVIGGSSCNEEICDLAYRVGFLVAKNNCVLASGGLGGVMLHASRGAKDAGGLTMGILPWGKEEANEYVDIAIPTHYGLARNHILVRASDVLIAIDGYIGTLSEISFALNEGKTVVALKSWKIDEDKITRGKYIEARNPEEAVKLALREIR from the coding sequence ATGTTGCCTGTTATCGGGGTGATAGGCGGTTCATCCTGCAATGAGGAGATATGTGATCTCGCCTACAGGGTCGGATTTCTTGTTGCCAAAAACAACTGTGTTCTGGCCTCAGGTGGGCTTGGAGGGGTAATGCTCCATGCCTCCAGAGGTGCAAAGGATGCAGGTGGATTGACCATGGGAATACTCCCATGGGGAAAGGAAGAGGCAAATGAGTACGTAGATATTGCAATACCCACCCACTACGGCCTTGCAAGAAATCATATTCTCGTTAGGGCAAGCGATGTGCTGATAGCCATCGACGGATATATAGGGACCCTGAGCGAAATCTCCTTTGCCCTCAACGAGGGAAAAACCGTTGTGGCCCTGAAATCCTGGAAAATTGATGAAGACAAAATAACGAGGGGAAAATACATTGAGGCGAGGAACCCTGAAGAAGCGGTGAAACTTGCCCTGAGGGAAATAAGGTAA
- a CDS encoding RAD55 family ATPase, which produces MKTVPLGVNNLDTFIPGIRDESLNMIYGPPGSGKTIFAMQYLAAGARRGENVLYISLDQPTWVVKKNFEDFDLFLDEVYIFDAVPIVSGKAEVKPVREVTPITRPSKMRDTEKGKKVFEADVLSLRATLKNVFDRVKFDRIVVDSITSLRYFYMRGINPDSGVHTFLNFLEESSRSAILVTAESYDKLISSKPVMDSVFFINSVNREFELTIEKSTVGYAIDKIPLVLTKNGFSVEDKFYVKFTRRGKK; this is translated from the coding sequence ATGAAAACAGTGCCTTTGGGAGTGAACAACCTGGATACGTTCATACCGGGAATAAGGGACGAATCTCTCAATATGATTTACGGGCCCCCCGGTTCAGGGAAAACGATTTTTGCGATGCAGTACCTTGCCGCCGGAGCAAGGAGAGGCGAGAATGTGCTCTACATATCTCTCGATCAACCTACATGGGTGGTTAAGAAGAATTTTGAGGATTTTGACCTGTTCCTTGATGAGGTTTACATCTTTGATGCGGTACCCATTGTTTCCGGGAAGGCGGAGGTGAAGCCCGTTAGAGAGGTAACACCCATAACGAGGCCCTCAAAAATGAGGGATACGGAGAAGGGAAAGAAGGTTTTTGAGGCGGATGTTCTCTCTCTCCGAGCAACCTTGAAAAATGTGTTTGACCGCGTGAAGTTTGACAGAATCGTTGTTGATTCCATAACATCACTTCGATATTTTTACATGAGGGGTATAAACCCTGATTCCGGTGTTCACACCTTTCTGAATTTTCTTGAGGAGAGTTCAAGAAGTGCCATTTTGGTCACCGCCGAGAGTTACGATAAGCTCATCTCCTCTAAGCCAGTGATGGACTCTGTGTTTTTCATAAACTCCGTTAATCGGGAGTTTGAGTTGACGATTGAGAAGAGTACTGTAGGGTATGCCATAGATAAAATCCCGCTGGTTCTCACCAAGAATGGTTTCTCGGTAGAGGATAAATTCTATGTGAAATTTACCAGGAGGGGTAAGAAATGA
- a CDS encoding 30S ribosomal protein S6e has protein sequence MANFKVVINDTKTGKSYQKEISGTKANSLIGKRIGQEIDGVFVDLPGYKLVITGGTDKDGFPMRKNLQGARRKKLLLKGGIGFHPTRPGMRKKKMVRGNTISADIVQINMKIVQYGPKPIEEAIKEGEA, from the coding sequence ATGGCAAATTTCAAGGTAGTGATAAATGACACCAAGACGGGAAAATCGTATCAGAAGGAAATTAGCGGGACAAAGGCCAATTCCCTGATAGGGAAGCGTATTGGTCAGGAAATTGATGGGGTTTTTGTTGATTTGCCCGGTTACAAACTCGTGATAACAGGAGGTACGGATAAGGACGGATTTCCAATGAGAAAGAACCTCCAGGGAGCTCGCCGGAAGAAATTGCTTTTAAAGGGAGGTATAGGATTCCACCCCACTCGTCCTGGTATGAGAAAGAAGAAGATGGTGCGAGGTAATACCATATCCGCGGATATTGTGCAGATAAATATGAAAATCGTGCAGTACGGTCCCAAACCAATAGAAGAGGCAATAAAGGAAGGTGAAGCATGA